Proteins encoded in a region of the Ursus arctos isolate Adak ecotype North America unplaced genomic scaffold, UrsArc2.0 scaffold_2, whole genome shotgun sequence genome:
- the RXFP4 gene encoding LOW QUALITY PROTEIN: relaxin-3 receptor 2 (The sequence of the model RefSeq protein was modified relative to this genomic sequence to represent the inferred CDS: inserted 7 bases in 6 codons; substituted 1 base at 1 genomic stop codon), protein MGWKTRPCPGCWAVVLRELLAPADRGLALTLPFWAAGSTXDVRWPLGGALPQMVLRAAVLPXHRSIFLTPTKCCRTLVVAVAAGPDTHLSWAXQATPAMWAVAVFGAQGEVWGLRLCLLRFPSRXPAERLVLAFVLPLGTITSXLLLALVLRLYPGGLFLPLRPPSHVVTGCNILVTSGRMPWGSVFSTMLSFVSPVTRAQQQLPEPWPSCLLRQEPDXALADTFRDLXARLRPRDQGWVASMSLKDGGRRRVERAPPAPAEGPSDRGHRLGQTDTWVKG, encoded by the exons ATGGGCTGGAAAACCCGGCCGTGTCCTGGCTGCTGGGCAGTTGTGCTCCGGGAGCTCCTGGCTCCGGCAGACAGGGGCCTGGCCCTCACTCTCCCCTTCTGGGCAGCTGGGTCCA GGGATGTCCGCTGGCCCCTCGGAGGTGCCCTCCCCCAGATGGTCCTGAGAGCCGCGGTCCTCCC TCACCGCAGCATCTTCCTCACTCCCACTAAGTGTTGCCGGACACTGGTGGTGGCCGTGGCTGCGGGACCAGACACCCACCTCTCCTGGG TGCAGGCCACCCCGGCAATGTGGGCAGTGGCTGTGTTTGGGGCCCAGGGTGAGGTGTGGGGCCTGCGTCTGTGTCTTCTGCGCTTCCCCAGCA TCCCAGCTGAGAGGTTGGTGCTGGCCTTCGTGCTGCCGCTGGGCACCATCACCA ACCTGCTGCTGGCCTTGGTGCTGCGTCTGTACCCCGGaggcctcttccttcctctgcggCCCCCCAGCCATGTGGTCACTGGCTGCAACATCCTGGTGACGTCTGGCCGGATGCCCTGGGGTAGCGTCTTCTCCACCATGCTTAGCTTCGTCTCCCCTGTCACCCGGGCACAGCAACAGCTGCCTGAGCCCTGGCCGTCCTGTCTCCTAAGGCAGGAGCCCG GAGCCCTGGCAGACACCTTCAGGGATCTGTGAGCGAGACTGCGGCCCCGGGACCAGGGCTGGGTGGCATCCATGTCCCTGAAGGACGGAGGCAGGCGGCGGGTGGAGCGCGCACCCCCCGCTCCAGCAGAGGGGCCTTCCGACCGCGGTCACCGACTTGGACAGACGGACACCTGGGTGAAGGGCTGA